In a single window of the Acipenser ruthenus chromosome 20, fAciRut3.2 maternal haplotype, whole genome shotgun sequence genome:
- the LOC117425073 gene encoding partitioning defective 6 homolog alpha-like, which yields MVHNAETVRHQPKMSRHHRTPSRNANNIIEVKSKFDAEFRRFALKRSSVGGFQEFYRLIQSVHQIPSVDLLMGYTDIHGDLLPINNDDNYHKALSSANPLLRIIIQKRAEADTGVFATNSLQRRKKGLHGLRPVHKSKPHLLIGLPQDFRQISSIIDVDILPETHRRVRLHKHGSDKPLGFYIRDGLSMRVTPQGVEKVPGVFISRLVRGGLAESTGLLAVNDEILEVNGIDVVSKSLDQVTDMMVANSHNLIVTVKPANQRNNVVRSSKALGSSGFSNNSTPSPASHYISNYSTAEGESDDEGDLIIESDGLPPYRPAGFVNGDHPGLLRSFQQSTSLHSSLSDSKASLSSTNTHNGSPGKINTSQESMREDGNVITL from the exons ATGGTCCACAACGCGGAGACTGTTCGACACCAGCCCAAAATGTCAAGGCATCACAGAACCCCTTCGAGAAATGCAAACAACATTATCGAGGTCAAAAGCAAA TTTGACGCGGAGTTCCGAAGGTTTGCCCTGAAGCGTTCCAGCGTGGGAGGCTTCCAGGAATTCTACCGGCTAATTCAGTCGGTCCATCAGATTCCCAGCGTGGACTTGCTGATGGGATATACAGACATCCATGGGGATTTACTACCAATCAACAACGACGACAACTACCACAAGGCCCTGTCCTCTGCTAACCCGCTGCTAAGGATCATCATCCAGAAGAGAG CGGAAGCTGACACTGGGGTTTTCGCCACTAACTCCCTGCAGCGCAGGAAGAAGGGACTCCACGGGCTGCGGCCGGTGCACAAGTCCAAGCCGCACCTCCTGATCGGACTCCCACAGGACTTCCGGCAGATCTCCTCCATCATCGATGTGGACATCCTGCCCGAGACCCACCGGCGCGTACGTCTGCACAAGCACGGCTCGGACAAGCCCCTGGGCTTCTACATCCGCGACGGCCTGAGCATGCGGGTGACCCCCCAGGGTGTGGAGAAGGTGCCGGGGGTGTTCATCTCGCGGCTGGTGCGCGGCGGGCTGGCGGAGAGCACGGGGCTGCTGGCAGTCAACGACGAGATCTTGGAGGTGAACGGCATCGATGTGGTGAGCAAATCCCTTGACCAGGTGACGGACATGATGGTGGCCAACAGCCACAACCTGATCGTGACGGTCAAGCCGGCCAACCAGCGGAACAACGTGGTCCGGAGCAGCAAGGCCTTGGGCAGTTCAGGCTTCTCCAACAACAGCACCCCCAGCCCGGCCTCGCACTACATCAGCAACTACAGCACGGCCGAGGGGGAGAGCGACGACGAGGGGGACCTGATCATAGAGAGCGACGGCCTGCCCCCCTACCGGCCCGCCGGCTTCGTCAACGGGGACCATCCGGGGCTGCTGCGCAGCTTCCAGCAGAGCACCTCCCTGCACAGCTCGCTGTCTGACAGCAAGGCCTCGCTCAGCTCCACGAACACTCACAACGGCAGCCCCGGCAAGATCAACACGAGCCAGGAGAGCATGCGGGAGGACGGCAACGTCATCACGCTATAA